A window of Natrinema versiforme contains these coding sequences:
- a CDS encoding metal-dependent hydrolase — MHKSGHTGGYLLVWTAISFLFLLPQGLFRVSVIGYILGIPLVMVPDEDQSFPLATHRGFSHTFWFALIFGAIFFIIGLKMSPTLAAIGASIPPVYLFFIGFVIIITHIFLDSHTPMGVKPLAPVSEKQYSGDISSNSKLWNWLFYVIGIVGTIVAIYYYFFVGI, encoded by the coding sequence ATGCACAAATCAGGGCATACAGGAGGGTATTTGCTAGTCTGGACAGCGATATCTTTTCTCTTCCTCCTGCCCCAAGGACTGTTTCGTGTATCTGTCATCGGGTATATATTGGGTATACCGCTTGTGATGGTTCCTGATGAAGACCAATCCTTTCCTCTGGCCACCCACCGAGGATTTTCACACACGTTCTGGTTTGCTCTCATATTCGGAGCTATCTTCTTCATTATCGGATTGAAGATGTCTCCAACACTAGCGGCAATAGGAGCTAGTATCCCACCTGTCTATTTATTCTTCATCGGGTTCGTTATTATTATCACACATATCTTCCTCGACAGTCACACACCTATGGGGGTGAAACCACTAGCCCCCGTTTCAGAAAAGCAATATTCTGGTGATATTAGTTCAAACTCAAAACTATGGAACTGGCTCTTCTACGTCATCGGTATAGTGGGTACTATCGTCGCAATCTATTATTACTTCTTCGTGGGTATTTAA